The [Flavobacterium] thermophilum genome has a segment encoding these proteins:
- the glxK gene encoding Glycerate kinase: MYRETPGKKKARNPHFNAYRRKWGRFIESLSALEVAEAVERGFRSVFPEAEYVKVPMADGGEGTVQSLVDATGGRIVEVNVTGPLGEPVRAFFGLLGDGKTAVIEMAAASGLHLVPRDRRNPLVTTTRGTGELILAALDAGATHLIIGIGGSATNDGGAGMVQALGGRLLDEDGRDIGPGGGALADLHAIDLSGLDPRLGGVRIDVACDVDNPLTGPNGASAIFGPQKGATPDMVAVLDQNLAHYADVIRRELGKQVGDIPGAGAAGGLGAGLLAFLPAELKRGVEIVIETVQLAERVKDADLVITGEGRIDGQTVFGKTPIGVAKTAKRFGVPVIGIAGSLGDDSAVVLDHGIDALFTIVPGVVPLEKALEQAEHYVTQTARHIASVYRLGQMKRTSSS; this comes from the coding sequence GTGTATCGTGAAACACCCGGAAAGAAAAAGGCAAGAAACCCCCACTTCAACGCCTACAGGCGTAAGTGGGGGAGGTTCATAGAAAGCCTTTCTGCGCTCGAAGTCGCCGAGGCGGTGGAACGCGGGTTCCGGTCGGTGTTTCCAGAAGCTGAGTACGTGAAAGTGCCGATGGCCGATGGCGGGGAAGGGACGGTGCAGTCGCTTGTTGATGCGACTGGCGGCCGCATCGTGGAAGTGAACGTGACCGGACCGCTCGGTGAGCCGGTGCGGGCGTTTTTTGGCTTGCTTGGCGATGGGAAGACGGCGGTGATTGAAATGGCCGCCGCCTCGGGATTGCACCTTGTCCCGCGCGACCGGCGCAACCCGTTGGTGACGACGACGCGAGGGACAGGGGAGTTGATCCTTGCAGCGCTGGATGCCGGCGCCACCCACCTCATCATCGGCATCGGCGGCAGCGCGACGAACGACGGTGGGGCCGGCATGGTGCAGGCGCTCGGGGGGCGGCTTTTGGACGAAGACGGCCGCGACATCGGTCCGGGCGGCGGCGCGCTGGCCGATTTGCATGCGATTGACCTTTCCGGTCTCGACCCGCGTCTTGGGGGAGTCCGCATTGACGTGGCGTGCGACGTCGACAACCCGCTCACTGGGCCGAACGGAGCGTCCGCCATTTTCGGTCCGCAAAAGGGAGCGACACCGGACATGGTCGCGGTCCTCGACCAGAATTTAGCGCATTACGCTGATGTCATCCGCCGCGAGCTCGGTAAACAAGTCGGCGACATTCCCGGCGCTGGCGCGGCCGGCGGTTTGGGGGCAGGGCTGCTCGCGTTTCTCCCGGCCGAGCTGAAGCGCGGCGTGGAGATTGTGATCGAGACGGTTCAGCTCGCGGAGCGCGTCAAAGACGCTGACTTGGTCATCACCGGCGAAGGGCGGATCGATGGACAGACGGTGTTCGGCAAAACGCCGATCGGCGTCGCCAAGACAGCGAAACGGTTCGGCGTCCCGGTCATCGGCATCGCCGGGTCGTTGGGCGACGACAGCGCCGTCGTGTTGGATCATGGCATCGACGCGCTGTTTACGATCGTGCCCGGCGTCGTGCCGCTTGAAAAAGCGTTGGAGCAGGCGGAACATTATGTGACACAAACGGCGCGGCATATTGCCTCTGTGTATCGTCTCGGTCAAATGAAAAGGACATCTTCCTCCTAA
- a CDS encoding Na+/alanine symporter, translating into METVSNLVWSPALIILCIVVGLFFSLSTRFLQLRHFAEMIRQMFRGKSSDEGISSFQALSLALSGRVGTGNIAGVATAIAYGGPGAVFWMWLIAFVGAGSAFVEAALAQVYKTKQDGQFRGGPAYYIEKGLKWKWYAVLFAVVTVLATGVLLPGVQANSIAEGMKNAFSIHPAITGIGIVVLLGIIILGGVKRIARAAEFIVPFMAIGYILMAVIIVVVNIEKLPEVLGLIFRSAFGADAAFGGILGAAISWGVKRGIYSNEAGQGTAPHAAAAAEVSHPAKQGLVQAFSVYIDTWFVCSATAFMILMTGMYNVTPEGKAPIVQTLGDVKPGPIYTQKAVETVFPDLGAPFVAVALFFFAFTTIMAYYYMAETNIAYLGRLLKWKNVRAFQFALKIVMLGVVFYGSVKTAELAWMLGDIGVGSMAWLNLIAILLLAKPALKVLKDYEQQKKEGRDPVFDPAKLGIEGADFWEYDYKARETKAASGK; encoded by the coding sequence GTGGAGACGGTCAGTAATCTTGTTTGGAGCCCGGCGTTGATCATCCTTTGCATTGTCGTTGGCTTGTTTTTTTCGCTATCAACCCGTTTTTTGCAGCTTCGGCATTTTGCAGAGATGATCAGACAAATGTTCCGCGGCAAAAGTTCAGACGAAGGAATTTCGTCATTCCAGGCGCTTTCATTGGCGCTCTCCGGCCGGGTCGGCACGGGGAACATCGCTGGGGTGGCTACGGCGATCGCCTACGGCGGTCCAGGTGCGGTGTTTTGGATGTGGCTCATTGCCTTCGTCGGAGCCGGTTCGGCGTTCGTTGAAGCGGCGTTGGCTCAGGTGTACAAGACGAAACAAGACGGTCAGTTTCGCGGCGGACCTGCCTATTATATTGAAAAAGGGTTGAAATGGAAATGGTATGCCGTGCTGTTTGCCGTCGTCACGGTACTGGCGACCGGCGTCCTTCTTCCGGGCGTTCAGGCCAACAGTATTGCTGAGGGGATGAAAAATGCCTTTTCTATTCATCCGGCGATAACAGGGATCGGGATTGTCGTTTTGCTAGGTATCATCATTTTAGGCGGTGTAAAGCGCATCGCCCGGGCAGCGGAATTCATCGTGCCGTTTATGGCCATCGGCTATATTTTAATGGCAGTCATTATCGTTGTGGTGAATATTGAGAAACTGCCGGAAGTGCTCGGTCTTATTTTCCGCAGCGCGTTTGGCGCCGATGCTGCGTTCGGCGGCATTTTAGGGGCGGCCATCTCGTGGGGGGTCAAGCGCGGCATTTACTCGAACGAGGCGGGACAAGGGACGGCGCCGCATGCAGCGGCTGCGGCCGAAGTGTCGCACCCAGCGAAGCAAGGCCTCGTTCAGGCGTTTTCGGTTTATATTGACACATGGTTTGTCTGCTCGGCGACGGCCTTTATGATTTTAATGACCGGCATGTACAACGTCACACCGGAAGGAAAAGCGCCGATCGTGCAAACGCTTGGCGATGTCAAGCCTGGGCCGATTTACACGCAAAAGGCGGTGGAAACCGTCTTCCCGGATCTCGGTGCACCGTTTGTCGCAGTTGCATTGTTCTTCTTTGCATTTACAACCATTATGGCCTACTACTATATGGCGGAGACGAACATCGCGTACTTAGGACGGCTGCTGAAATGGAAAAACGTCCGAGCGTTCCAGTTTGCGTTGAAGATCGTCATGCTAGGCGTTGTCTTTTACGGTTCAGTAAAAACGGCTGAACTCGCTTGGATGCTCGGCGACATCGGCGTCGGCAGCATGGCGTGGTTGAACTTGATCGCGATCTTGCTGTTGGCCAAACCGGCGCTCAAGGTGTTAAAAGACTATGAACAGCAGAAAAAAGAAGGGAGAGACCCGGTGTTTGACCCGGCGAAGCTCGGCATTGAAGGGGCCGATTTTTGGGAGTATGACTACAAAGCGCGAGAAACAAAGGCAGCAAGCGGAAAATAA